The Stigmatella aurantiaca DW4/3-1 genome contains the following window.
GACGGGAGTGCCCTGGTCCGCCTTGCCCGCCGCCTCCCAGTGGCCCAGGGGTGTCACGTGCTGGCGACGGCTGACGCAGTGTCACCGCGCGGGCGTCTGGAAGCGGATGTTTGAATCATTGTTGGCCGAGATGCAGGCGCGTGGGCTGCTGCATCGGGCTCGAGCTGACGGCGGGCAAACGCCACGACATCATCCGCAGGCTCCGCATCCGGTTCGAGAAGACGGCCCCACCTCACCGAGCGATGTTGCTGCTGTGCACTCTCTTCTGCTGTCGGCGGCTGCACCCTGTATTTTGAAATACGCTCCAAGTAGGTGCGTGGCGGTATGGCCCGCCGTCTGGAAAGCCGATGATGGACCTAGCCTCCTTGCTACCCATTGGATGGGCAGAAGAAGGCCTCGGCGATGACAAGCACAGGATGTGAGGATGAACAGAGTAGCGGCTCATCCCTCGGTAGGCTTCTCCTTGTTGGCCCCTCCCCGGGAAGGGAGGGGCCGGAGTGGAGTGTCAGTGGGAGGAGAGAGCCAAAGGTTGAGAAGCAGAGAGGGAAGGAGGAAGGCAGAGATCCCAGTCGCCGAGGGGGTTGAGGTGTCCTTCGGCATTGCCAGAGAGGGACTTGGCATAGAGGCCACCATCGAAGCTGCCGTTGTTGAAGTTCACGTGAGCGTTGGGGGCCAGGAGGGTGCCCCACAAGCTGTAGCGAGAGGCGTTGATGGAGGTGGCGTCGACGAAGTTGAAGAGGATGCCGCGCTGGTCGATGCCGCCGCTGAAGGAGTGACCGCCGGAGAGTGTGGCGGAGGAGCCGCGGATGTTGAGGACGACCAGGGAGCCAGAGGGAGCGTCGATGGAGAGCAGGACGGTGCCAGAGAAGTCGCTGGCGTTCACATCGAAGACGTTCACGTGGGTGGAGGAGCCCGAGAGCATGAGACCGCCCCAGGACTCACGGCGAGTGAGGGAGTTGGCGGGCA
Protein-coding sequences here:
- a CDS encoding transposase, encoding MAESLVPEELWRRVEPLLPKRRRSRHRRYAGRRPVDNRRAFEGIVFAVKTGVPWSALPAASQWPRGVTCWRRLTQCHRAGVWKRMFESLLAEMQARGLLHRARADGGQTPRHHPQAPHPVREDGPTSPSDVAAVHSLLLSAAAPCILKYAPSRCVAVWPAVWKADDGPSLLATHWMGRRRPRR